From a region of the Thermus caldilimi genome:
- a CDS encoding tetratricopeptide repeat protein — translation MEGERLRAAWDLMEAGRYGEAERLLRGDASPEARFALGYALAFQGRYGEAKALYRALFRETGGHRALHQVGMVLRMAGRLEEALEVFREEARLLPEESLAWAANRYEQGLAHLLLGRREESRAFLGEALAWAEGAAHPLAQAVAHRGLLLWHLRFGSREEAEGHRREAVRRFREAGDEQGAKEAAALV, via the coding sequence GTGGAAGGCGAGCGCCTGCGGGCGGCCTGGGACCTGATGGAGGCGGGCCGTTATGGGGAGGCCGAACGACTCCTCCGGGGAGATGCTTCCCCGGAGGCCCGCTTCGCCCTGGGCTATGCCCTGGCCTTCCAGGGGCGCTACGGGGAAGCCAAGGCCCTCTACCGGGCCCTTTTCCGGGAGACGGGGGGCCACCGGGCCCTCCACCAGGTGGGGATGGTCCTCAGGATGGCGGGGAGGCTCGAGGAGGCCCTGGAGGTCTTCCGGGAAGAGGCCCGCCTGCTGCCCGAGGAGTCCCTGGCCTGGGCAGCCAACCGCTACGAGCAGGGCCTCGCCCACCTCCTCCTGGGGAGGCGGGAGGAGAGCCGCGCCTTCCTGGGGGAAGCCCTGGCCTGGGCGGAGGGGGCCGCCCATCCCCTGGCCCAGGCGGTGGCCCACCGGGGCCTCCTCCTTTGGCACCTCCGCTTTGGGAGCCGGGAGGAGGCCGAGGGACACCGGCGGGAAGCGGTCCGCCGCTTCCGGGAGGCGGGGGACGAGCAGGGGGCAAAGGAGGCGGCGGCCCTTGTTTAG